AGTACGAGTACGACAAGGACGTTCCCGGCGTCGTCCTCGACCGGGTGCTGCACAGCAACGTCCACTACCCCTCGGACTACGGCTTCATCCCACAGTCGTACTACGACGACGAGGACCCCTTCGACGTGCTCGTCCTCGTCGAAGACCAGACGTTCCCAGGCTGTATCATCGAGGCGCGTCCGGTCGCCCTGATGAAGATGGACGACGACGGCGAGCAAGACGACAAGGTCATCGCCGTCCCGAGCGAGGATCCCCGCTACGACCACATCGAGGACCTCGACGACATCCCACAGCAGCAACTCGACGAGATCGACGAGTTCTTCGCGACCTACAAGAACCTCGAAGCGGGCAAGGAAGTCGAGACGCTGGGCTGGGAAGACAAGCAGGCCGCCTACGACGCGATCGAACACGCCCAGGAGCTGTACGACGAGCAGATCGCGTAAGCGAGCCGCGTCGCCGTTCGGCTCCGCCATTTTTGCGTGGTGTCACGATCCGTCCACCCAGCTATCGCTGGGGGCATCGAGTCGACACGGCCCTTGCATGTTCTGGAGTAATGGCGGTCCGTATTGCCGATTAATTATGATTATGGGTAATTACTTGGCCTTCGGGGGCGAACTGTCTCCCGTGATGGCTACGAAACAGACAGTCGGTATGAACCACTTGACGGTCGTTCCGGCGAACTTCGATCGCGACGACTCCTCGTCGGCCGACGACGACCGCGCCGAACCCGAGCAGTGATTGCCGGTTCCGGTGACGCACACCCGACTCGGCCGCGAAAAGAAGCTTCTTGTCCCCGAGCGATGAACGAGGTGACATGGGCCTGTTCGACCGTATTCGCGGCGACGACGGACCCCGAGTCGCCTTCTTCGGCGTCGATGGGGTACCGCACAGTTTGATCGCGGACCACTACGACGAGTTCGAGAACCTCGCGGCGATCGCCGAGGACGGCACCGCTGGACCGATCGACAGCATCGTCCCACCGGAATCCAGCGCGTGCTGGCCGGCGCTGACGACCGGCGTCAACCCCGGCGAGACCGGCGTCTACGGCTTTCAGGACCGAGAGATCGGCTCCTACGACACCTACGTTCCCATGGGCCGCGACGTGCAGGCGACACGCCTGTGGGACCGCGTCGCGGACGACGGCGGCGACGCGACGGTGCTGAACGTCCCCGTCACGTTCCCGCCCCAGCGCAACGTCCAGCGGATGGTCTCCGGATTCCTCTCGCCGGGCGTCGACGACGCCGCCTATCCCGACGAACTCGGCGACTACCTCGACGACAACGACTACCGCATCGACGTCAACGCCAAACTCGGCCACAGCGAGGACAAAGAAGAGTTCATCGAGGACGCACACAAGACCCTGGACCGGCGCTTCGAAGCGTTCAAACACTACATCGAACAGGACGACTGGGACCTCTTTTTCGGCGTCTTCATGACCACCGACCGGGTGAACCACTTCCTGTTCAAACACTACGAGGAAGACGGCGAGTACAAAGAGGAGTTCCTGGAGTTCTACCGCAAGGTCGACGACTACCTGGGACAGCTCCGTGACCTGCTGGCCGACAACGTCACGATGGTCGTCGCCTCCGACCACGGCTTCACCAGTCTCGACTACGAGGTCCACCTCAACGAGTGGCTCCAGGAAGAGGGGTGGCTCACCTACGAGGACGACGACCACGAGACCCTCGGCGATATCGACGAGTCGACGAAGGCGTACTCCCTGATCCCCGGTCGCTTCTACATCAATCTCGAAGGCCGGGAGCCGCGTGGCTCCGTGCCCGAAGACGAGTACGAGGCCGTCCGCGACGAACTCCAGGAGAAGCTGGAGAACCTGACCGGTCCCGACGGCAACCCCGTCGCAGACCGCGTCGTCACTAAGGAACAGGCCTACCGCGGCGACCACGACGAGATCGCGCCCGACCTGACTGTCGTCCCGAACCACGGCTTCGACCTCAAGGCCGGCTTCAAGGGCTCGGACGACGTCTTCGGCGTCGGCCCGCGCAACGGCATGCACAGCTTCGACAACGCGACGCTGTTCGTCGACGACCCGGACGCCCGGATCAACGACGCCGACCTCTACGACATCGCGCCGACGATCCTGGACCTGATGGACGTGGACTTCGACCGGACGGAGTTCGACGGCTCCAGTCTGGTGTAGGCTGGAGCACGTGGTCGTTCGAAAGGCGCGCCGCACATCTCTCCCCGCTCGCGCGAAAAGACGGGACTCACATCAGATCGTCGAGCCCGTCGTTTTCGAGGCCTTCCATCGGATCGATCTCCTTGTTCTTCTCTTGCTCGGCCTCGCGTGCGCGGTCCATGAACTCCTGGACGCGCTCGGAGCGTTCGACGCCGCCGAGGACGACCAGCGACGCGAGTTTCTCGCTGTCGATGGGGAAGTCGCCGCCCCGCACTTCGAGGCTGCCGGTCTCCTCTTCCATCCACTTGCGGGCGCGTTCGACGCCCTTTCGCGAGATCCGCTCGGGGTGGCCGGCGATCACGAGGAGGCCACGCTCCGCGTCGATCGCGTCCGGGAGGCTCATGCTCGTCAGGAGGGCGTTTCGGGTAACACTGGTGATCGTGTTGACGTTCTCGCCGGGGTCTTCGCTTGACTCGGCGGCGGCGTAGCCGACGGAGGCGATGCCGCCGCCCTTGAGCGTGTTGATGATCTCCGAGGAGTCGACGACGCTCTCGCCGACGCCTTCGACGGCCTCCCCGGAGGCAAAGAGGAGGCCGATCCGCTGGGCGATGGCGTCGTTGATGCGTTCGAAGCCGGCTTCGAGGCTGTCGCCGGAGGCCTTCCAGCCGTCGTTGTCGATGAGGATGAGCGAGTCGGCCTCACGGGCGCAGGTCTTGACCGAGCGGCCGGCGTTTGCCTGGTACAGTCCGCCTTCGTCTCGACCGGGGAGGACACCGAGGACGTAGACGGGGATGTTGTAGATGCGCTGGAGTTCGCGCGTGAGCATCGGTGCGCCGCCAGATCCCGTCCCGCCGCCGAGGCCGGCGACGACGACGATCGCTTCGGCTTCGGTGGTGAGTCGACCGTCGAGGTTGTCCATCACCTCGGTGGCGCTCTCTTGCATGATCTCCGCGCCGAGCTCGTTGTCGCCGCCGACGCCGTGACCTTTGACCCTGTCCTGGCCGATCAGCTGCGTGTCGATGTCGAGTTCGCTCAGATCCGGACGGGCCGTGTTGACCGCCAGTGCCCCCTTGACGGCGTCGAAGCCCATGTCGTAGTCGAACTCTGCGAGTGACTGCGTGATCTTCCCCCCGGCTTGACCGACACCAATCAGGACGACCTTCATACTGTAGGACTGAACAGGACGACTAATCAACGTTACCCCGTTCCGAGGGTTCAAATGCGATGACAGGACCACCGGCAGCCATGCCAGACCGAGAACGGCTGGACCGGCGACTGCGGGCGGTCGAACGGACGCTGACGGGCGACGACCACGATCTCGACGCCCTCCAGCAACGAGGCGATCTCGCCCGCCGGGTCGAGGAACTGGAGGAGCAACTCGACAGCGCCCAGCGACGGATCGACGAGCTCGAAGCCGCAACGCAGGCGCTCCGTGGCTACGTGGGCAACGTCCGGTCGGTCAACGAGGACGTCGAGCAGCGGGCCGACGCCGCGGTGGCCGCGGTGGATCGACTCGAATCGCGACTCGCCGACGACGCGGCCGATCGCCGCTCGGACAGCACGCCGCAGTCGACCGATCGCAGCGACGCTGCGCCGGACTGCCACCACCGAGAACCCGTGTCGACGGAGACAGCCAGCGGGACACAGCGACCGACCCACTCGCCGAGGCGTGACCGGAGCGACCAGCCCGTCTCCGGAGCGACGGGCGACGGCCGAAGCGCTGTCGGCCCGATCGACGGAGCCACTGGAGTCGACGGCACTGACAGCGTCGACGGCGGCGACAGCGGTGACGAGAGCGGTGTCCTCGCCAGACTCCGATCGCGGCTGTGATCTATCGCGTCGTGCTGGCAGTCGTGCTCGCGACCGCGCTCGTCGCCGCGACGCTCGGCCCGATCGACGACGCGCGTCGACAGCGCGCCTCGGCGACGGTCTCGGACCAGGCGAGCGATCTCGAACGCGCCGCCGACACGCTCCTCGAAACGGACGATCCGATCGGCGGGCCGGGTGCGCGCCGCGTCGTGACGGTCCGCGTTCCGACCCGGACGTGGACCAGCGGCGGCGTCGAGCGCGTCTCACTCCGTCCTTCGACCGACCAGACGCCGGCACGACTCTCCTGGCTCCTCACGGGCGGACAACCCCGAACGCGACAGCTCCCCGGTGTCCCACTGAGAACAGCCGACGGTAGTCCCGTCGTGCTCCGGCGCAGTGGTCCCCACCGGCTCGTCATCTCGCTCGACGGGCAGCCGGGTGTGCCGGTGCTCACCGTCCGACGGTTGAAGTGAGATGAGGGGGCCACCGCCGCCCATGCGAGGGTGGTTCAGCCGTTCGACGCCGGCCCCCGACTGCGGATGTACAGTACGACGAGGACGCAACGACAGCGGCGAGACGCTGCTGGTCGACGCCACGGACTGTCCAGACGGCGGTCGACTGGCCGAGTCGGCAGCCTGTCGTCGGACGGTCGTCGAGGCGCTCGCCGAACGCGACGCCGAGCGCGTGGTGACGCGGTCGAACGGTCGCGAACGGGCCTATCTCGACGACCACGCGGCCCTGCTCTGCGCGGCCGGCCGGTTCGTCGAACGGACGCGGTTCCACGACGAGACCCTCGCCGAACGGGCCCTGACTGATCCGATCGACGCCGCCCGAGAGGCCGTCGGTCGCGCGGGTCCAGTCGCGTCGATCGCGGCCGAGACCGGTCTGGGGGTGTGCGCCCGGCGAGTCGGCGAGATCGCGTCGCTCTCCCCGTACGTCGGCCCGACGATCGGACACACCCGTCTCGCCGCTGATCCGCCGGCCGACGGTCGGCTCCGCGACAGCCGGCGACTCTCGACGGGCGGACGCGTGCGACTCTACAAACGCGACGACGACCTCCCGGTGTACCACCTCGAACCGCTGGGGGCCACGCTGGACGACGCTGCGATGGCGACGCTCGAACGCGGCCGGGAACTCGTCGCCGACGGGACGGTGACCGGCGAGCGTGCCGCCTGGCGTGCGATCCGGACGGTCGCTTCCGACGACGATCCGGTCGAACGGCTCGGGCGCGTGCTCGACCGGCACACCGCCGGGTACGGCGTCCTCGCCGAGTGCTTCGACGACCCGCGCGTGACGGACGTGTTCGCGACCGCGCCGGTCGCGTCGAACCCGCTTCGGGTTCGCGTCGACGGGGAACTGGCGACGACGAACGTCCGGGTGAGCCAGCGCGGCGTCGAAGCGCTCGCCTCGCAGTTCCGCCGCGAGAGCGGACGGGCGTTCTCGCGGGCCAGCCCGACGCTTGACGCCACCACGACGGTCGGCGACCGGCGGGTCAGGATCGCCGGGACGACAGCGCCGGTCAGTGACGGCCCGGCCTTCGCGCTGCGAGCCCACGACCGGACGGTGTGGACGCTCCCACAGCTCGTCGACAACGACACCGTCCCGCCGGCAGCCGCCGCGCTGCTCTCGCTGGCGGTCGACCGCGCGGCTGCCACGCTGATCGCCGGTCCCCGCGGAGCGGGCAAGACGACGCTGCTGGGCGCGTTGCTGTGGGAACTCGACCCCGGCGTGCGAACGCTGGTCATCGAGGACACCCCGGAGCTGCCGGTCGCACAGCTCCAGGCCGACGGACGGGAGGTCCAGTCGCTGGTGACGGCGCGGGGCGACGGTCCCGGACTGCCAGCCGACGAGACGCTGCGGACGGCGCTCAGACTCGGCGAGGGGGCGCTCGCGGTCGGCGAAGTCCGCGGCGAGGAGGCCCAGGTTCTCTACGAGGCGATGCGTGTCGGTGCCGGCGGCAGTGCCGTGCTGGGGACGATCCACGGCGACGGGGGCGAGGACGTGCGCGAACGCGTCGTCGCCGACCTCGACGTGCCCGCCTCGTCGTTCGCGACGACGGATCTGGTCGTCACGATGGGACGCTTCGAGACCGACGGCGGGCCGGCGCGTCACGTCGCGGCGATCGAGGAGGTCGTCTCCGCCGGGGACGCGGTCGAGTTCGAGCCGCTGTATCGGCCCCGGGAGGGACGCTTGCAGTCGACCGATCGGCTCGAACGGGGCAACAGCGAACTCCTCGCTGCGCTCGCCGACAGCGACGAATCCTACGCCGACGTGCGTGCGGGACTGACCGAGCGCACGGACGAGATCAGACGCCGGGAGCGCCGAACTGGCCGGCCGGTCGAGGCATGAAACGGGCGCTGCTCCGGGCGGTCGCGCGGTGCTGGCCCCTCTCGGTGTCGCCCGATTCAGAGCTCCGGCGTGCGGTCGCCTTCCTCGGCTGGGGCGTCGACGCCGAGACGGTCGTGGGGGCGAGCTACGTGGCAGCCGTCGCGCTGGCTCTGGTTGGCCTCCTCGTTCAGACCGTCCTGGGCGACAGTGTCGGACTGGCAGTCGCCGGGTGCTGTCTCGTCTGTGCCGCGGTCGTGCTCGCCACGACGAAGCTCGTCGTCGCGTTCGCAAGCGTCCGGCGAGCGGAGGCGCTGGGCGACGCACCGGCGCTCGTGACTCGGCTCACGATGCGGCTGTCCCTGACGCCGGCACCGGGTGCTGCGGCGGCGTTCGGTGCCCAGTCCGTTCCGGGCGTGCTAGCCGACAGTCTGGCGAGTCACGTCCGCCGGACGGCGAACGGACCCAACACCGGTCTCCAGGCGTTCGGGCGCGAGTGGCGACCGTGGCTGCCGGAACTGGAACGCGCGTGTTCGCTCGTCGAGAGCGCCGGGCGGGAACCGGCCCAGCAGCGCGGGGCGACGCTCGAACGCGCTCGGACGACGGTCCTCGACGGCATCCACGACCGGACGGCCGCGTTCGCGGCCTCGATCAGCGGGCCGGCGACCGCGCTGTACGCCTTCGGCGTCCTGTTGCCCCTCGCACTCGTGGCGCTCTTGCCCGCGCTGGGCGCGGCCGGCGTGCCGGCACCGCTGTCGTTGCTCGTGGTCGTCTACGACGTGCTCTTGCCACTCGCCGTCACCCTCGCCAGCGCCTGGCTGCTGACGAAGCGGCCGGTCGCGTTCCGGCCGACGCCGATACGCCGATCCCATCCGGACGTGTGGTCTCGTCCGACACACGCCGCCGTAGCCGGCATCGCGGCCGCTCTCCTCGCCGGCTGGTCGGTCCGCCTCGTCCTCTCTGACTGGATGGGGTTCGTCGCCGCGGCCGGGGCGGGTCTGGGGACCGCGCTGGTGGTCGCCTTCCAGCCGATGCAGTCGGTCCGGTCGACCGTCGAGGCGGTCGAAGCGGGGCTCCCCGACGCGCTGTCGCTGATCGGCCGGCGCGTCACACGGGGGACCGCGACCGAGCGCGCCGTCGAAGACGTCGCCACGGCGGTTCCGGGAGCGACCGGGACGGTGCTGGCCGAGGTGGCCGGTCGCCAGCGTCGCCTCGGGGTCGACCTCCGGACGGCGTTCGTCGGTGAACGCGGAGCGCTGGCGACGGTGCCGAGCGAACGGGCCGAGAGCGCGGCCTCGCTACTGGCCCTCTCGGCACGGGAGGGTCGGCCCGCCGGGGACGCCCTGTTGGCGATGGCCGATCACCTCCAGACGATCGACGAGGCCGAGCAGGCGAACCGCCGCGCGGTCGCACAGGTGACGAACACGCTCTCGAACACGGCGGCCGTGTTCGCGCCGCTGGTCGGCGGTGCGACGGTCGCGCTGTCGGCGGCGATGGGATCGGCCGGCCCCCTCGGCGGGAGTGTCGCGACCGCCGATCTCGGCCTCGCAGTCGGGTGGTACGTCCTCGTGCTCGCGATCGTCCTGACGACGCTGGCGACCGGGCTGACCGACGGGCTCGACCGGTCGCTGGTCGGCTATCGCGTCGGGCTGGCGCTGCTGGCCGCGACGGCGACGTACCTCACCGCGTTCGTCGGCGCGACCTCGCTCGTGTGAGGGTTTAAGTCCGAAGGCGCGGCGAGGGCGTGCCATGTTCGAGGTCCCGGTCGACGCACTGTACGCGTGGCTCGGCGTCGCGGCCGTCAGCGTCGCGGTGCTCGGCGTCGTCGTCGCGCTCCCCACGACCGCACCGCCCGACGCGACCACAGCAGCCGACGCCGTCGATCGCGTCGCCGTCGGACCGCCAGACGGAAGAGCGACGGTCCGGATCGACGCGACGGCGATCCGGCTCGGTCCCCGCCAGCTCTCGCTGCGCAACGACGGCGGGACCGCGAGTGCGACGTTCGCGTACGGCCCCGTGACGCCCACACTGGCGGACGATCGGCTCGCGCTCGTCCTCTACGGGCAGCCGCCAGCGAGCGTCTTCGAGACGAGTGCGGCCTTCGAGCAGGCGGTCGCAGACGCCCAGGACCGAGGAGAGTGGCGACAGGCA
Above is a genomic segment from Halomicrobium sp. LC1Hm containing:
- a CDS encoding tubulin/FtsZ family protein, which encodes MKVVLIGVGQAGGKITQSLAEFDYDMGFDAVKGALAVNTARPDLSELDIDTQLIGQDRVKGHGVGGDNELGAEIMQESATEVMDNLDGRLTTEAEAIVVVAGLGGGTGSGGAPMLTRELQRIYNIPVYVLGVLPGRDEGGLYQANAGRSVKTCAREADSLILIDNDGWKASGDSLEAGFERINDAIAQRIGLLFASGEAVEGVGESVVDSSEIINTLKGGGIASVGYAAAESSEDPGENVNTITSVTRNALLTSMSLPDAIDAERGLLVIAGHPERISRKGVERARKWMEEETGSLEVRGGDFPIDSEKLASLVVLGGVERSERVQEFMDRAREAEQEKNKEIDPMEGLENDGLDDLM
- a CDS encoding inorganic diphosphatase, which gives rise to MTNLWEDLETGPNPPEEIYAVVECLKGERNKYEYDKDVPGVVLDRVLHSNVHYPSDYGFIPQSYYDDEDPFDVLVLVEDQTFPGCIIEARPVALMKMDDDGEQDDKVIAVPSEDPRYDHIEDLDDIPQQQLDEIDEFFATYKNLEAGKEVETLGWEDKQAAYDAIEHAQELYDEQIA
- a CDS encoding ABC transporter; its protein translation is MIYRVVLAVVLATALVAATLGPIDDARRQRASATVSDQASDLERAADTLLETDDPIGGPGARRVVTVRVPTRTWTSGGVERVSLRPSTDQTPARLSWLLTGGQPRTRQLPGVPLRTADGSPVVLRRSGPHRLVISLDGQPGVPVLTVRRLK
- a CDS encoding ATPase, T2SS/T4P/T4SS family, which translates into the protein MRGWFSRSTPAPDCGCTVRRGRNDSGETLLVDATDCPDGGRLAESAACRRTVVEALAERDAERVVTRSNGRERAYLDDHAALLCAAGRFVERTRFHDETLAERALTDPIDAAREAVGRAGPVASIAAETGLGVCARRVGEIASLSPYVGPTIGHTRLAADPPADGRLRDSRRLSTGGRVRLYKRDDDLPVYHLEPLGATLDDAAMATLERGRELVADGTVTGERAAWRAIRTVASDDDPVERLGRVLDRHTAGYGVLAECFDDPRVTDVFATAPVASNPLRVRVDGELATTNVRVSQRGVEALASQFRRESGRAFSRASPTLDATTTVGDRRVRIAGTTAPVSDGPAFALRAHDRTVWTLPQLVDNDTVPPAAAALLSLAVDRAAATLIAGPRGAGKTTLLGALLWELDPGVRTLVIEDTPELPVAQLQADGREVQSLVTARGDGPGLPADETLRTALRLGEGALAVGEVRGEEAQVLYEAMRVGAGGSAVLGTIHGDGGEDVRERVVADLDVPASSFATTDLVVTMGRFETDGGPARHVAAIEEVVSAGDAVEFEPLYRPREGRLQSTDRLERGNSELLAALADSDESYADVRAGLTERTDEIRRRERRTGRPVEA
- a CDS encoding alkaline phosphatase family protein → MGLFDRIRGDDGPRVAFFGVDGVPHSLIADHYDEFENLAAIAEDGTAGPIDSIVPPESSACWPALTTGVNPGETGVYGFQDREIGSYDTYVPMGRDVQATRLWDRVADDGGDATVLNVPVTFPPQRNVQRMVSGFLSPGVDDAAYPDELGDYLDDNDYRIDVNAKLGHSEDKEEFIEDAHKTLDRRFEAFKHYIEQDDWDLFFGVFMTTDRVNHFLFKHYEEDGEYKEEFLEFYRKVDDYLGQLRDLLADNVTMVVASDHGFTSLDYEVHLNEWLQEEGWLTYEDDDHETLGDIDESTKAYSLIPGRFYINLEGREPRGSVPEDEYEAVRDELQEKLENLTGPDGNPVADRVVTKEQAYRGDHDEIAPDLTVVPNHGFDLKAGFKGSDDVFGVGPRNGMHSFDNATLFVDDPDARINDADLYDIAPTILDLMDVDFDRTEFDGSSLV